From Myxocyprinus asiaticus isolate MX2 ecotype Aquarium Trade chromosome 25, UBuf_Myxa_2, whole genome shotgun sequence, one genomic window encodes:
- the LOC127416472 gene encoding uncharacterized protein LOC127416472 isoform X1 — MTVLLCTCLGLLFSFLHFNAAADVHEAKQTALVGEHVTFPCNNKVPQTNCSKTTWLYIDNTATELVTHGKIRPRNSERAKRMSLKSDCSLHINDITDEDEGCYTCQQYPEGGGSQLTAEARICLTINKGNTTDKNDKLLMIVIPSMLLVISLSVAAVIAFLTYRMRAQQRTSVVNQNNICHEHSDGEDVVTYTELNHNIVIPRKVDIDKEYQKTEYAVVKLS; from the exons ATGACTGTCCTATTGTGCACATGTCTCGGATTGCTGTTCAGCTTTCTTCATTTTAATGCAG CTGCTGATGTGCATGAAGCAAAACAAACTGCCTTGGTTGGAGAGCATGTGACTTTTCCGTGCAATAATAAAGTTCCTCAAACAAACTGCAGTAAAACTACATGGCTTTATATTGATAATACTGCCACTGAGCTGGTCACCCATGGTAAGATCAGGCCTCGCAACTCAGAGAGGGCAAAGAGAATGAGTTTGAAGTCTGACTGTTCTCTACATATCAATGACATCACAGATGAAGATGAAGGATGCTACACCTGCCAACAGTATCCAGAAGGGGGTGGAAGTCAACTTACAGCGGAGGCCAGAATTTGTCTGACTATTAATAAAG GCAATACAACAGACAAAAATG aCAAATTGTTGATGATAGTTATCCCATCAATGCTACTAGTCATTTCTTTGTCAGTGGCCGCAGTCATTGCTTTTCTCACATATCGCATGAGAGCACAAC agagAACATCAGTTGTAAACCAAAACAACATTTGTCATGAACACAGCGAT GGTGAAGATGTGGTGACCTACACTGAGCTGAACCACAATATAGTGATACCAAGGAAAGTGGATATTGACAAAGAATACCAAAAAACAGAATATGCTGTTGTGAAACTTTCCTAA
- the LOC127416472 gene encoding uncharacterized protein LOC127416472 isoform X2 yields the protein MTVLLCTCLGLLFSFLHFNAAADVHEAKQTALVGEHVTFPCNNKVPQTNCSKTTWLYIDNTATELVTHGKIRPRNSERAKRMSLKSDCSLHINDITDEDEGCYTCQQYPEGGGSQLTAEARICLTINKGNTTDKNERTSVVNQNNICHEHSDGEDVVTYTELNHNIVIPRKVDIDKEYQKTEYAVVKLS from the exons ATGACTGTCCTATTGTGCACATGTCTCGGATTGCTGTTCAGCTTTCTTCATTTTAATGCAG CTGCTGATGTGCATGAAGCAAAACAAACTGCCTTGGTTGGAGAGCATGTGACTTTTCCGTGCAATAATAAAGTTCCTCAAACAAACTGCAGTAAAACTACATGGCTTTATATTGATAATACTGCCACTGAGCTGGTCACCCATGGTAAGATCAGGCCTCGCAACTCAGAGAGGGCAAAGAGAATGAGTTTGAAGTCTGACTGTTCTCTACATATCAATGACATCACAGATGAAGATGAAGGATGCTACACCTGCCAACAGTATCCAGAAGGGGGTGGAAGTCAACTTACAGCGGAGGCCAGAATTTGTCTGACTATTAATAAAG GCAATACAACAGACAAAAATG agagAACATCAGTTGTAAACCAAAACAACATTTGTCATGAACACAGCGAT GGTGAAGATGTGGTGACCTACACTGAGCTGAACCACAATATAGTGATACCAAGGAAAGTGGATATTGACAAAGAATACCAAAAAACAGAATATGCTGTTGTGAAACTTTCCTAA